The Lysobacter gummosus genome includes a region encoding these proteins:
- a CDS encoding PQQ-dependent sugar dehydrogenase produces the protein MYRPHRRWLSILSLSLLSAAVLSACGERARLQVSDGTGPTPRLPAPNATTLPTVNIAPAIGWPAGAKPTPAAGLAVQAFAQGLDHPRWLHVLPNGDVLVAESNAPASEQKASGFKAWAAARVMKKAGAAVPSADRISLLRDADGDGIAELRTVLLKDLHSPFGMALVGNALYVANADAVWRFPYHDGDTGIADKGVKITDLPAGINHHWTKNLIASADGSKLYITVGSNSNVGENGMQMEEGRAAIWELDRASGNKRLFATGLRNPNGLAWEPSTGALWTAVNERDEIGSDLVPDYITSVKDGGFYGWPYSYYGQHVDTRVQPQNSQLVASALAPDYALGPHTASLGIAFSHGTSLPAAFANGLFVAQHGSWNRKPKSGYKVIYVPFKNGKPDGAPVDVLTGFLNAKEDAQGRPVDVRLDKRGALLVSDDVGNTVWRVTAASVR, from the coding sequence ATGTATCGTCCGCACCGCCGTTGGCTATCGATTCTGTCGTTGTCGCTGCTGTCGGCAGCAGTGCTGAGCGCCTGCGGCGAGCGCGCGAGACTGCAGGTCTCCGACGGCACCGGTCCCACGCCGAGATTGCCCGCGCCGAACGCGACGACGTTGCCGACCGTCAATATCGCCCCGGCCATCGGCTGGCCGGCCGGCGCCAAGCCCACGCCGGCCGCGGGACTGGCGGTGCAGGCGTTCGCGCAAGGCCTGGATCACCCGCGCTGGCTGCATGTGCTGCCCAACGGCGATGTGCTGGTGGCCGAAAGCAACGCGCCGGCCTCGGAGCAGAAAGCCTCCGGCTTCAAGGCCTGGGCCGCGGCGCGGGTGATGAAGAAAGCCGGCGCGGCCGTGCCCAGCGCCGACCGCATCAGCCTGCTGCGCGATGCCGACGGCGACGGCATCGCCGAATTGCGCACGGTGCTGCTCAAGGATCTGCATTCGCCGTTCGGCATGGCCCTGGTCGGCAACGCGTTGTACGTCGCCAACGCCGACGCGGTGTGGCGTTTTCCGTATCACGACGGCGACACCGGCATCGCCGACAAGGGCGTGAAGATCACCGACCTGCCGGCCGGCATCAATCACCACTGGACCAAGAACCTCATCGCCAGCGCCGACGGCAGCAAGCTCTACATCACGGTGGGTTCCAACAGCAATGTCGGCGAGAACGGCATGCAGATGGAGGAAGGCCGCGCGGCGATCTGGGAACTCGATCGCGCCAGCGGCAACAAGCGCTTGTTCGCCACCGGCCTGCGCAACCCTAACGGCCTGGCCTGGGAGCCGAGCACCGGCGCGCTGTGGACCGCGGTCAACGAGCGCGACGAAATCGGCAGCGATCTGGTTCCCGACTACATCACCTCGGTCAAGGACGGCGGTTTCTACGGCTGGCCCTACAGCTATTACGGCCAGCACGTGGATACGCGGGTGCAGCCGCAGAATTCGCAACTGGTCGCCTCGGCCCTGGCGCCGGATTACGCGCTCGGGCCGCATACCGCTTCGCTCGGCATCGCGTTTTCGCACGGAACCAGCTTGCCGGCGGCGTTCGCCAACGGTTTGTTCGTGGCCCAGCACGGCTCGTGGAACCGCAAGCCCAAGAGCGGCTACAAGGTGATCTACGTACCGTTCAAGAACGGCAAGCCCGACGGCGCGCCGGTGGACGTGCTGACCGGATTTCTCAACGCGAAGGAAGACGCGCAGGGGCGGCCGGTGGACGTGCGCCTGGACAAGCGCGGCGCCTTGCTGGTCAGCGACGACGTCGGCAATACGGTGTGGCGGGTGACGGCGGCGAGCGTTCGCTGA
- a CDS encoding alpha/beta hydrolase has translation MPLHPQARAMIEAYSPDPDLDYRHLDAAQLRASFAIPEPAAPPRADVLIETLRAPGPAGPVALRLYRPIAAPGDASALPITVYLHGGGFVLGSPDTTDGLCRSLAAWARTLVVSVDYRLAPEAPFPAGLDDAYATLCWVARHAGEFGGDGERIAIAGDSSGGNFAAALAQRARSDGPGLRHQLLLYPVLDAACAHPSYREFAEGYFLSAPMMQWYWRQYLGGADPADPRVSPLRAADLRGLPPATVFSAEYDVLRDEAEAYAQALIAAGVPVNSRRWDGQIHGFLLQQGRVDAADTALAQAAAALRAAFA, from the coding sequence ATGCCCCTGCATCCGCAAGCCCGAGCCATGATCGAGGCCTATTCGCCCGATCCCGACCTCGACTATCGACACCTGGACGCCGCGCAGCTGCGCGCGTCCTTCGCCATTCCCGAGCCCGCCGCGCCGCCGCGCGCCGATGTGCTCATCGAAACCCTGCGCGCGCCGGGCCCGGCCGGGCCGGTCGCGCTGCGGCTATACCGTCCCATCGCGGCCCCCGGCGATGCGTCCGCCCTGCCGATCACCGTCTATCTGCACGGCGGCGGCTTCGTCCTCGGCAGTCCCGACACCACCGACGGCCTGTGCCGCAGCCTGGCGGCATGGGCGCGGACGCTGGTGGTGTCGGTGGATTACCGGCTCGCGCCGGAAGCGCCGTTCCCGGCCGGGCTCGACGACGCTTATGCGACCTTGTGCTGGGTCGCGCGGCATGCCGGCGAATTCGGCGGCGACGGCGAACGCATCGCCATCGCCGGCGACAGCTCGGGCGGCAATTTCGCCGCGGCGCTGGCGCAACGCGCGCGCAGCGACGGGCCGGGCCTGCGCCATCAGCTCTTGCTGTATCCGGTGCTGGACGCCGCCTGCGCCCACCCGTCGTATCGCGAATTCGCGGAAGGTTATTTCCTCAGCGCGCCGATGATGCAGTGGTACTGGCGCCAGTACCTCGGCGGCGCCGATCCGGCCGATCCGCGGGTGTCGCCGCTGCGCGCGGCGGACCTGCGCGGCCTGCCGCCGGCGACGGTGTTCAGCGCCGAATACGACGTGTTGCGCGATGAGGCCGAGGCCTATGCGCAGGCGTTGATCGCGGCGGGCGTACCGGTCAACAGCCGGCGCTGGGACGGGCAGATCCACGGCTTTCTGCTGCAGCAAGGCAGAGTCGATGCCGCCGACACGGCGCTCGCGCAGGCCGCCGCCGCGCTGCGCGCCGCGTTCGCCTGA
- a CDS encoding LysR family transcriptional regulator, with translation MKITLDELLAFATVVDTGSITAAAESLDQTVSGVSRALSRLEEKLGTTLLRRTTRRLELTEEGETMLARTRAILASVEDAEEQMALRHQQPAGRLRVNAASPFMLHVIVPLIGDFRRRYPQIELELNTNDQIIDLLEQRTDIAIRIGQLADSTLHARPLPSSRLRVLASPAYLQARGTPRDVADLSEHSLLGFAPTATLNRWPLRDVHGNELDIAPRLHASSGETLRQLALAGEGIVCLSDFMTREDRRRGDLVQLFAGETLDARQPINAVYYRNTQLASRIACFLDFVAERLAPRGGEAAWE, from the coding sequence ATGAAGATCACCCTCGACGAGCTGCTCGCCTTCGCCACCGTGGTCGATACCGGCTCGATCACCGCCGCGGCCGAATCGCTGGATCAGACCGTGTCCGGAGTCAGCCGCGCCTTGAGCCGGCTGGAGGAAAAACTCGGCACCACTTTATTGCGCCGGACCACGCGGCGGCTGGAGCTGACCGAGGAAGGCGAAACCATGCTGGCGCGCACGCGCGCGATCCTGGCGTCGGTGGAAGACGCCGAAGAGCAGATGGCGCTGCGCCATCAGCAACCGGCCGGCCGTCTTCGGGTCAACGCCGCATCGCCGTTCATGCTGCACGTGATCGTGCCCCTGATCGGCGATTTTCGCCGCCGGTACCCGCAGATCGAACTGGAGCTCAACACCAACGATCAGATCATCGATCTGCTCGAACAGCGCACCGACATCGCCATCCGCATCGGCCAGCTCGCCGACTCGACCTTGCACGCGCGGCCCTTGCCGAGCAGCCGCTTGCGCGTGCTCGCCAGTCCGGCCTATCTGCAGGCGCGCGGAACACCGCGCGATGTCGCCGATCTGAGCGAACACAGCCTGCTCGGCTTCGCCCCGACCGCGACGCTCAACCGCTGGCCGCTGCGCGATGTCCACGGCAACGAACTCGACATCGCCCCGCGCCTGCACGCCTCCAGTGGCGAAACCCTGCGCCAGCTCGCCCTGGCCGGCGAAGGCATCGTCTGCCTGTCGGACTTCATGACCCGCGAAGACCGGCGCCGCGGCGATTTGGTGCAGTTGTTCGCGGGCGAAACCCTGGACGCGCGCCAGCCGATCAACGCGGTCTACTACCGCAACACCCAGCTGGCCTCGCGGATCGCGTGTTTTCTCGACTTCGTCGCCGAGCGCCTGGCGCCGCGCGGTGGCGAGGCGGCTTGGGAATAA
- a CDS encoding nuclear transport factor 2 family protein — protein sequence MKDQGFPFAACLLAGALSLSSLAAKADEPDADAALRQTIAALDAKVFDAYNRCDLETFEQYFSPDVEFYHDKGGASFDRATVVSNTRKYICNKVRRELLPATLKVYPIKDYGAIEEGEHRFCEVSSGKCEGSAKFLMVWALKDGQWRMTRVMSYGHRALTEQEKAELSKKPGG from the coding sequence ATGAAGGACCAAGGTTTTCCGTTCGCCGCGTGCTTGCTCGCCGGCGCCTTGTCGCTGTCCAGCCTTGCGGCGAAGGCCGATGAGCCCGATGCCGATGCGGCGCTGCGCCAGACGATCGCCGCGCTCGACGCGAAGGTGTTCGATGCCTACAACCGCTGCGATCTGGAAACCTTCGAGCAGTATTTTTCGCCCGACGTCGAGTTCTATCACGACAAGGGCGGCGCCAGTTTCGACCGCGCCACGGTCGTGTCCAACACCCGCAAGTACATCTGCAACAAGGTGCGCCGCGAGTTGTTGCCGGCGACGTTGAAGGTCTATCCGATCAAGGACTACGGCGCGATCGAGGAAGGCGAGCACCGCTTCTGCGAAGTGAGCAGCGGCAAGTGCGAGGGCAGCGCCAAGTTCCTGATGGTGTGGGCGCTCAAGGACGGGCAGTGGCGGATGACGCGGGTGATGAGCTACGGCCATCGCGCGCTGACCGAACAGGAAAAGGCCGAGCTGTCGAAGAAGCCGGGCGGCTGA
- the pbpC gene encoding penicillin-binding protein 1C: MRDREGRLLRLTLASDQRYRLWVPLKDISPRLVEAVMLQEDAWFRWHPGFNPVSLLRGAWSTYGSGEARVGGSTLTMQLARLRWRLQTRDVRGKLVQIARAVQLELCYSKDDILEAYLNFAPYGGNIEGVGAASLIYYRKPTDRLTLPESLALAVLPQAPSRRGKLAVHEDGSDDDAYYIGRGLQAARARLYARWRERHPEDAAEDALLNLPLRLHSARELPFRAPHLVDRVLAEQAWHPEAGPELKTTLDTRLQRLLEERVRNHLQRERSRGLRNASAILIDTRDMGVRALVGSADYFDASIQGQVNGSDAKRSPGSTLKPFIYALALDQGVLHPQTVLRDVPSAFGPYTPENFDGRFMGPVTATEALVRSRNIPAVYVASQLKQPGFYDFLRQAGVSRMASKDHYGLALVLGGGEVTMNELARMYAMLGNDGRLRALRWRESDPQEEGARLISAEAAFITRDMLRHNPRPDAGSQSASRPLPVAWKTGTSWAFRDAWSAGIVGPYVLVVWMGNFDGASNPALVGVEAAAPLFFDIVDGLQAARVDLADPVRQWPINIKRVEVCRASGDLPNAWCPQRGMTWFIPGKSPIRISTVHRAVALDKISGRPVCGRFDPDTMRTEVFEFWPSDLAQVFVQAGIPRKRPPSGHDCGGAQDWLGTAPSITSPYRATRYTMRLSHPDQVNLSLAATVDADVSKLYWFVGNTFIGSADPGKALAWTPDRTGQFRVSVVDDRGRSDEREIEVAVVQ; encoded by the coding sequence GTGCGCGACCGCGAGGGCCGGTTGCTGCGGCTGACCCTCGCCAGCGACCAGCGCTACCGTTTGTGGGTGCCGCTGAAGGACATTTCGCCCCGTCTGGTCGAAGCGGTGATGCTGCAGGAGGACGCCTGGTTCCGCTGGCATCCGGGATTCAATCCGGTCAGCCTGCTGCGCGGCGCCTGGTCCACCTACGGCAGCGGCGAGGCCCGCGTCGGCGGTTCCACCCTGACCATGCAGCTCGCGCGCCTGCGCTGGCGCCTGCAGACCCGCGATGTGCGCGGCAAGCTGGTGCAGATCGCGCGCGCGGTGCAACTCGAGCTGTGCTATTCCAAGGACGACATCCTTGAGGCTTATCTGAATTTCGCCCCCTACGGCGGCAACATCGAAGGCGTCGGCGCGGCCAGCCTGATCTATTACCGCAAGCCCACCGATCGCCTGACGCTTCCCGAATCCCTGGCCTTGGCCGTGTTGCCGCAAGCGCCGTCGCGCCGCGGCAAACTCGCCGTCCACGAAGACGGCAGCGACGACGATGCCTACTACATCGGCCGCGGCCTGCAAGCCGCGCGCGCGCGGCTGTACGCGCGCTGGCGCGAACGCCACCCCGAGGACGCGGCCGAGGACGCGCTGCTGAACCTGCCGCTGCGCCTGCACAGCGCGCGCGAACTGCCGTTCCGCGCGCCGCATCTGGTCGATCGCGTGCTGGCCGAACAGGCCTGGCATCCGGAGGCCGGGCCGGAACTCAAGACCACGCTCGACACCCGCCTGCAGCGCCTGCTCGAAGAACGCGTGCGCAATCATCTGCAGCGCGAACGCAGCCGCGGTCTGCGCAACGCCAGCGCGATCCTGATCGACACCCGCGACATGGGCGTGCGCGCGCTGGTCGGCTCGGCGGATTACTTCGACGCCTCGATCCAGGGACAGGTCAACGGCAGCGACGCCAAGCGCTCGCCCGGCTCCACCTTGAAGCCTTTCATCTACGCCCTGGCCCTGGATCAGGGCGTGCTGCATCCGCAGACCGTGCTGCGCGACGTGCCCAGCGCGTTCGGCCCGTACACGCCGGAGAATTTCGACGGCCGCTTCATGGGCCCGGTGACCGCGACCGAAGCGCTGGTGCGCAGCCGCAATATTCCCGCGGTGTATGTCGCCTCCCAGCTCAAGCAGCCCGGCTTCTACGATTTCCTGCGCCAGGCCGGGGTCAGCCGCATGGCCAGCAAGGATCACTACGGCCTGGCGCTGGTGCTCGGCGGCGGCGAAGTGACGATGAACGAGCTCGCGCGCATGTACGCGATGCTCGGCAACGACGGCCGCCTGCGCGCGCTGCGCTGGCGCGAGAGCGATCCGCAGGAAGAAGGCGCGCGCCTGATCAGCGCCGAGGCCGCGTTCATCACCCGCGACATGCTGCGGCACAATCCGCGCCCCGACGCGGGTTCGCAATCGGCTTCGCGACCCTTGCCGGTGGCGTGGAAGACCGGCACCTCGTGGGCGTTCCGCGACGCCTGGAGCGCCGGCATCGTCGGCCCGTACGTGCTGGTGGTGTGGATGGGCAATTTCGACGGCGCCAGCAATCCGGCCCTGGTCGGCGTGGAAGCGGCGGCGCCGCTGTTCTTCGACATCGTCGATGGCCTGCAGGCCGCGCGCGTGGATCTGGCCGATCCGGTGCGGCAATGGCCGATCAACATCAAGCGCGTGGAAGTCTGCCGCGCCAGCGGCGACCTGCCCAACGCCTGGTGCCCGCAGCGCGGCATGACCTGGTTCATCCCCGGCAAGTCGCCGATCCGGATCAGCACCGTGCATCGCGCGGTCGCCCTGGACAAGATCAGCGGCCGACCGGTGTGCGGGCGCTTCGATCCTGACACCATGCGCACGGAAGTGTTCGAATTCTGGCCGTCCGATCTGGCCCAGGTGTTCGTGCAGGCCGGCATTCCGCGCAAGCGCCCACCGTCCGGCCACGACTGCGGCGGCGCTCAGGATTGGCTGGGTACGGCGCCGAGCATCACCTCGCCCTATCGCGCCACCCGCTACACGATGCGGCTGTCGCATCCGGACCAGGTCAACCTGAGCCTGGCCGCGACGGTCGATGCCGACGTGTCGAAGCTGTACTGGTTCGTCGGCAACACCTTCATCGGCAGCGCCGACCCGGGCAAGGCGCTGGCCTGGACGCCGGATCGCACCGGCCAGTTCCGGGTGTCGGTGGTCGATGATCGCGGACGCAGCGATGAGCGGGAGATCGAGGTCGCGGTGGTGCAGTAA